TTCGCCACCGAGCAGGCCGCGCGGCACCAGAACCTCACCTACGTCGGCCAGGACCAGCACGACCTGCGGCTGCTGCTGTGGGGCGTCCCCCACCCCCACGTCACGGATCCCCTGGTGCCCACGCACCTGCGGCACCCGCTGTACCAGCAGGACCGCATGCGGCTCTTCGTCGACACCTGGACCTGGTACGACTTCCTGGCCCAGCAGGACTTCGTCTACGGCACGCGCTTCCACGGGAACGTCGCGGCGCTGCTGGCCGGCACGCCCGCGCTCATGCTGGCGCACGACTCGCGCACGCTCGAGCTGGCCGAGTACCACCGGATGCCGCACCGGCTGCAGCCGCACTTCGACGAGCCCATCCGCGCGGAGGACCTCGCCGAGGCCACCGACCTCGCGCCGTTCCACGATGCCATGCCCGAGCGCTTCGGCCGCTACACCGCGTTCCTCGAGCGCAACGGCCTGGAGCACCGCTGGCAGGACGGCCGCGACGGCTCGCAGTTCGACGAGCGGCTGGCGCAGGCCTCGCTCCCGCCCGCCGTGCACACCCTGGCGGCACCCGACCTGTCCGAGGTGGCCTCCCGGCTCGAGTGGCTGCGGCACGCGATGGTCATCGACCTCACGCGACACCCGAAGCGCTACGAGTACCCGTTCAACACGCCCACCTACCAGGGCGCCGGCTCGCGGCACGCCCGCCTGGCCGAGCAGCGCGACGCGAAGCTCAAGAGCCAGCAGCAGCGCATCGACGAGCTGACGACGCGGATCGACCGCCTCGAGCGCGTCACGCCCGGCGGACTCGTCGTCCGACTCGTG
This genomic interval from Aeromicrobium choanae contains the following:
- a CDS encoding polysaccharide pyruvyl transferase family protein, coding for MARILIRAGKDPFTAVVPETTLTQDVFNSNSGNFLFQHSVWKALDVAPHELVANSTLSERRTATAEDAARINEEFDHFVVPMANSFRADFADKLDHLAALIEQLTIPTTVIGIGAQAPADRSFDALASVRDVSRRFVAAVLERSPSIGVRGEFTRDFLVDLGFPGAAIDVIGCPSLFLQGPDLKVREPAELGVDAALGLNLTPEVPGIGAFATEQAARHQNLTYVGQDQHDLRLLLWGVPHPHVTDPLVPTHLRHPLYQQDRMRLFVDTWTWYDFLAQQDFVYGTRFHGNVAALLAGTPALMLAHDSRTLELAEYHRMPHRLQPHFDEPIRAEDLAEATDLAPFHDAMPERFGRYTAFLERNGLEHRWQDGRDGSQFDERLAQASLPPAVHTLAAPDLSEVASRLEWLRHAMVIDLTRHPKRYEYPFNTPTYQGAGSRHARLAEQRDAKLKSQQQRIDELTTRIDRLERVTPGGLVVRLVRKLRAMLRRG